A single genomic interval of Macadamia integrifolia cultivar HAES 741 chromosome 6, SCU_Mint_v3, whole genome shotgun sequence harbors:
- the LOC122080928 gene encoding abscisic acid receptor PYL8-like produces MNGNGYSRMESEYIRRHHRHETRENQCSSEVVKHIKAPVHLVWSLVRRFDQPQKYKPFISRCVAQGDFEIGSVREVNVKSGLPATTSTERLELLDDSEHILSIRIVGGDHRLRNYSSIISLHPEIIDGRPGTLVIESFVVDVPDGNTVDETCYFVQALIKCNLKSLADVSERLAVQDRTEPIGRI; encoded by the exons ATGAACGGTAATGGATATAGCAGAATGGAGTCTGAGTATATACGGAGACACCACAGACATGAAACCAGAGAAAATCAGTGTAGTTCTGAAGTCGTTAAACACATCAAGGCTCCTGTTCATCTC GTTTGGTCTTTGGTAAGGAGATTCGATCAACCGCAGAAGTATAAACCATTTATCAGTAGGTGCGTTGCGCAGGGGGACTTTGAGATTGGCAGTGTTAGAGAAGTAAACGTTAAGTCCGGGCTCCCAGCCACAACCAGCACAGAAAGGCTGGAGCTTCTTGACGATAGCGAACATATTCTCAGCATCCGGATTGTCGGCGGGGATCACAGGCTAAGG AACTACTCATCAATCATTAGCCTTCATCCAGAGATCATTGATGGGAGACCGGGGACACTGGTGATCGAGTCATTTGTGGTAGACGTGCCTGATGGGAATACAGTGGATGAAACTTGCTACTTCGTTCAGGCCCTGATCAAGTGTAATCTCAAGTCATTAGCAGATGTATCAGAGCGACTGGCGGTGCAGGACCGAACAGAACCAATAGGTCGAATCTGA